A genomic segment from Aspergillus puulaauensis MK2 DNA, chromosome 1, nearly complete sequence encodes:
- a CDS encoding putative DUF221 domain protein (COG:S;~EggNog:ENOG410PH62;~InterPro:IPR003864,IPR027815,IPR032880,IPR022257;~PFAM:PF12621,PF14703,PF02714,PF13967;~TransMembrane:11 (o20-38i97-117o146-165i398-423o443-469i490-518o538-564i585-607o613-631i652-673o679-699i);~go_component: GO:0016020 - membrane [Evidence IEA]), protein MADNEDPQAASNSASSLVTVLVPALVVAVVMVILFVILRRSERRMYMPRTYLGSLRQSERTPPSSTGLLSWLKDMYKLPDEYVLQHHSMDAYLLLRFLKLMTVICFVGSCITFPILFPINATGGGGNVQLDLLSFSNVAETNYARLFAHALVAWVFVGFVFFTITRESIFYINLRQAYSLSRSYATRLSSRTVLFTTVPQDYLNADKIREMFGLNKVKNVWLTTDTKELAKKVDEREAAGIKLEAAETKLIRMANGARLKALKKGGNAEEEPATAETAEDDGESGSVAARWVKPKDRPTHRLKPIIGKKVDTINWARSEIERLTPEIEELQAKHRAGEAKLVSSVFVEFHTQTDAQLAYQSVAHNLPLHMAPRYIGLDPTQVIWSNLRIKWWERIIRYAAACAFVGALVIFWAIPTAFVGALSNINNLTDMVPFLKFITHVPQWILGSITGLLPTILMAVLMALLPIILRLMAKIGGAPSLAQVELTTQNYYFFFQVVQVFLVVTVASSATSVATKIIDDPTSAASLLAKKIPTASNFYISYIILQGLSFSSGALLQIGGLIVGKILGKFLDNTPRKMYTRWSSLAGLGWGTVYPIFTLLAVIAITYSCIAPLVLGFATIGLYLFYFAYRYNLLYVSNADIDVQGKCFARGLQQITVGCYLLVVCLIGLFAIATGAQRIALGPLILTIILLITMIIYHVSLNAALEPLINYLPKNLEAEEESLLRREGIPYNDTKVEDHGITAGSPANGAENGHENGADVDNAEKGITHASPVEPQPNFLVKYLRPDKYSGYHQLREWIPNGTNEASYSPEIESHAYFHPAIGAQAPLLWIPRDEMGISAQEIQHTGRVIPITDADAWLDEKNKIHWDVDGGNPPIYEEKIYY, encoded by the exons ATGGCT GACAATGAGGACCCCCAAGCTGCCTCCAACTCGGCTTCGAGTCTCGTCACCGTCCTCGTGcccgccctcgtcgtcgcgGTCGTGATggtcatcctcttcgtgaTCTTGAGACGCAGCGAGCGCCGCATGTATATGCCCCGTACCTACCTTGGATCTCTGCGACAGTCGGAACGTACCCCTCCATCATCGACTGGGCTCTTGAGTTGGCTTAAAGATATGTACAAACTACCCGACGAATATGTTTTGCAACACCACTCTATGGATGCCTATCTTCTACTGCGCTTCCTCAAACTCATGACCGTCATCTGCTTCGTCGGCTCCTGTATCACCTTCCCGATTTTGTTCCCGATCAATGCCACCGGCGGTGGTGGGAACGTGCAATTGGACCTTTTGAGTTTCTCCAATGTCGCGGAGACGAACTATGCGCGTCTTTTTGCCCACGCTCTCGTTGCCTGGGTCTTTGttgggtttgttttcttcacTATCACCCGTGAGAGCATCTTTTACATCAACCTGCGCCAGGCGTACTCGCTTTCTCGCTCCTACGCGACCCGCCTCTCCTCTCGCACCGTCCTTTTCACCACCGTTCCTCAAGACTACTTGAATGCCGACAAGATTCGCGAGATGTTTGGCTTGAATAAGGTCAAGAATGTCTGGCTCACCACCGACACGAAGGAACTAGCCAAAAAGGTCGACGAGCGCGAAGCTGCCGGTATCAAGCTCGAAGCTGCCGAAACCAAACTGATCCGAATGGCCAACGGTGCCCGACTGAAGGCTCTGAAGAAGGGAGGAAacgccgaggaagaaccaGCTACCGCTGAAacggctgaagatgatggcgagTCTGGCTCCGTTGCCGCGCGTTGGGTCAAGCCCAAGGACCGCCCTACGCACCGCCTCAAGCCAATCATTGGAAAGAAGGTCGATACTATCAATTGGGCCAGGTCTGAAATCGAACGCCTCACCCCGGAAATTGAAGAACTCCAGGCGAAGCACCGAGCTGGCGAAGCCAAGTTGGTTTCGTCCGTTTTTGTCGAATTTCACACCCAGACAGATGCGCAACTGGCCTACCAGTCTGTGGCTCACAACCTTCCTCTGCACATGGCCCCGCGGTATATCGGTTTGGACCCGACTCAGGTCATCTGGTCCAACCTTCGCATCAAGTGGTGGGAGCGCATAATCCGTTATGCCGCTGCTTGCGCATTCGTCGGCGCGCTAGTCATCTTCTGGGCTATTCCCACGGCCTTCGTTGGTGCCCTTtccaacatcaacaacttGACTGACATGGTTCCTTTCCTCAAATTCATCACTCATGTGCCCCAATGGATCTTGGGTTCCATCACCGGTCTTCTTCCCACCATTTTGATGGCCGTTCTCATGGCGCTGCTCCCTATCATTCTCCGAT TGATGGCAAAGATTGGTGGTGCTCCTAGCTTGGCACAAGTCGAATTGACAACCCAGAACTAttacttcttcttccaggtgGTTCAGGTGTTCTTGGTTGTTACGGTTGCTTCCTCCGCCACTAGCGTCGCTACGAAGATCATTGACGACCCTACCTCTGCTGCCTCTTTGCTTGCCAAGAAGATTCCCACAGCCTCGAACTTCTACATCTCTTATATCATTCTGCAGGGATTGTCATTCAGCTCTGGCGCCCTCTTGCAGATTGGTGGTTTGATTGTTGGAAAGATCCTCGGCAAATTCTTGGATAACACTCCCCGCAAGATGTACACCCGCTGGTCGAGCCTTGCAGGTTTGGGCTGGGGAACGGTGTACCCTATTTTCACCCTCTTGGCTGTTATTG CAATTACGTACTCATGCATTGCACCGCTGGTTCTGGGTTTCGCGACCATCGGTCTTTACCTCTTCTACTTTGCTTACCGCTACAACTTGCTGTATGTCTCCAACGCAGACATTGACGTGCAGGGCAAGTGCTTTGCCCGCGGATTGCAGCAAATCACCGTTGGGTGCTATCTGCTTGTGGTTTGCCTGATCGGTCTTTTTGCTATCGCGACTGGAGCTCAGAGAATCGCTCTTGGACCCCTGATCCTCACgatcatcctcctcattaCCATGATCATTTACCACGTCTCTCTAAACGCCGCCCTTGAGCCTCTCATCAACTACCTCCCCAAGAACCTagaggccgaagaggaaTCCCTACTCCGCCGCGAGGGCATTCCCTACAACGACACCAAGGTCGAGGACCACGGCATCACTGCCGGCTCCCCAGCTAACGGCGCCGAAAACGGACACGAGAACGGCGCGGACGTCGACAATGCCGAGAAGGGGATCACCCACGCCTCCCCCGTGGAACCTCAGCCCAACTTCTTGGTTAAGTACCTCCGCCCCGACAAGTACTCTGGGTACCACCAGCTGCGCGAATGGATTCCCAACGGCACGAACGAGGCCTCTTACTCTCCCGAGATCGAGTCGCACGCTTACTTCCACCCGGCCATTGGCGCCCAGGCTCCTCTTCTCTGGATCCCCCGTGACGAGATGGGCATCAGTGCCCAGGAGATCCAGCACACCGGCCGTGTCATCCCAATTACCGATGCGGATGCCTGGCTGgacgagaagaacaagatccaCTGGGATGTCGATGGCGGCAACCCTCCGATCTACGAGGAGAAAATCTACTACTAA
- a CDS encoding dipeptidase (COG:O;~EggNog:ENOG410PG7J;~InterPro:IPR008257,IPR032466;~MEROPS:MER0032370;~PFAM:PF01244;~go_function: GO:0070573 - metallodipeptidase activity [Evidence IEA];~go_process: GO:0006508 - proteolysis [Evidence IEA]), whose translation MPPLLPTEKDADLPQHQSSPPAVEPVEPSSWKRRALGLVAVGLVACYGIAQLSPYHNQLDPVEQVLQLQPLTDGHNDFAEFIRTYYNNHIYQSNFSDQIELPGQVDFPRLEKGRARGQFWSVYVACNESSPSPNYEYIHDTLQQIDLIHRLATLYPNHLTLVPNTTAFLHTFKTSTTRIASFLGIEGLHQIGSSASTLRLYHSLGARYATLTHFCHNEYADSASPAEPLHNGLSTAGRHMVLEMNRLGMAVDLAHVSTKTMHDALDTTKAPVLFSHSSAYTLCNHPRNVPDDILHRLATNDGVIMITFYPEYTRCSPGNPADPESATLSDVADHIQYVGELIGYKHVGLGSDFDGMGSAVRGLEDVSKYPDLIRELLGRGVGVADVAGVVGGNVLRVMARVEDVAGEMVGEGVKPLED comes from the exons ATGCCGCCATTACTGCCGACGGAGAAAGACGCTGATCTGCCCCAGCACCAGTCCTCCCCACCGGCCGTTGAGCCCGTTGAACCGTCCTCTTGGAAACGGCGAGCGCTTGGCCTGGTGGCCGTTGGACTGGTCGCCTGCTATGGCATCGCCCAGCTTTCGCCGTATCACAACCAGCTCGATCCCGTCGAGCAggtcctgcagctgcagccgtTGACTG ACGGCCACAATGACTTTGCGGAATTCATCCGCACCTACTACAACAACCACATCTACCAGAGCAATTTCTCTGACCAGATCGAATTGCCCGGCCAGGTCGACTTTCCCCGTCTAGAAAAAGGCCGCGCGCGGGGGCAATTCTGGAGCGTCTATGTCGCATG CAACGAAAGCTCCCCATCTCCCAATTACGAATACATCCACGACACCCTCCAGCAGATCGACCTCATCCACCGCCTCGCAACCCTCTACCCAAACCACCTCACCCTCGtccccaacaccaccgcctTCCTACACACCTTCAAAACCTCAACAACCCGAATCGCCTCCTTCCTCGGCATCGAGGGACTCCACCAAATCGGCTCTTCCGCATCCACCCTCCGCCTCTACCACTCCCTCGGCGCGCGCTACGCAACCCTCACCCACTTCTGCCACAATGAATACGCAGACAGTGCCTCCCCGGCCGAGCCCCTGCACAACGGCCTCTCCACTGCAGGGCGCCATATGGTTCTCGAAATGAACCGCCTCGGTATGGCAGTTGATCTCGCGCACGTCAGTACAAAGACAATGCACGATGCCTTGGACACGACGAAGGCGCCCGTCCtcttctcccactcctccgcCTATACATTATGTAACCACCCGCGCAACGTCCCCGACGACATCCTCCACCGTCTCGCCACGAACGACGGCGTGATCATGATAACTTTCTACCCGGAGTATACACGCTGCAGCCCCGGAAACCCCGCCGATCCAGAATCCGCAACCCTCTCCGACGTCGCCGACCACATCCAGTACGTGGGCGAGTTAATCGGGTACAAGCACGTCGGACTCGGGTCGGACTTTGACGGGATGGGCTCGGCGGTGCGCGGGCTGGAGGATGTAAGCAAGTACCCCGATTTGATTCGGGAGTTGCTGGGTCGTGGTGTTGGTGTGGCGGATGTTGCGGGCGTTGTGGGGGGGAATGTGCTTCGGGTTATGGCGAgggttgaagatgttgcgGGTGAGATGGTTGGGGAGGGGGTGAAGCCGTTGGAGGATTAA
- a CDS encoding uncharacterized protein (COG:S;~EggNog:ENOG410PVY1), which produces MATDRCLSADPIQAETVSAPRAGFSESYLRRSASEDLQNLRLKRHKRNDETSRSQSFYFVDSNSSSREKRAHVMRHHVQEKRKQQRHSHSRHGSERKVNGMFPYLPWEQRQAELPETADGQPLDLVPSRRRVSTPLLSSPDAKSTTSTARSKSDASDSAYVPSPATILDASRKDPFESLPITSPADMELADYWTNKLTYWSGQNKYLKECAFKTAMNHPLTFQAAILSYCARWKAELYGHSNSREIEYHLSNAAKGVEDAVSGRIKIDGDSLAMALAGQALHEDRFGSKEKARGHEEHAIQILRTRPRTSGLAEVFLHYTRYVMMPRPRQTPARWEDGQEWLVTFLRAAEGLMRSHNDEKYLASVPQRRTAFKMESPLFSLLSSGPRPSRVPEDCRVYVVRNVPTQEITRTAALIYITAALWDYQDSPSKTARFLVYLNNLVKRHELDRYPACESFIWHLLEENCDIDLKDPERGWSTGELLKIHKGLRPDLRFQYNETLFSFLMLAEPLRGVDSFEAEIFSTSRVTEVDV; this is translated from the exons ATGGCCACTGACAGGTGCCTCTCGGCCGATCCCATTCAAGCTGAGACCGTGTCTGCACCACGTGCCGGCTTCTCTGAGTCTTATCTACGGC GGAGCGCTAGCGAAGACCTCCAGAACCTCAGGCTTAAACGGCATAAGCGAAACGATGAGACGTCTAGAAGCCAGTCATTTTACTTTGTCGACTCGAATTCGTCGTCCCGCGAGAAGCGTGCCCATGTCATGCGACACCATGTCCAAGAGAAGCGAAAACAACAACGGCACTCGCACTCCCGGCATGGCAGCGAGCGCAAGGTGAACGGGATGTTTCCATATCTGCCCTGGGAGCAGAGGCAGGCGGAGTTGCCAGAGACGGCAGATGGCCAACCCCTCGATCTCGTACCTTCTCGCCGTCGGGTGTCCACTCCCTTATTGAGCTCA CCCGACGCCAAAAGCACAACAAGCACCGCAAGATCGAAGTCCGACGCATCGGATAGCGCTTACGTGCCATCACCCGCCACCATACTGGACGCCTCGAGAAAAGACCCTTTCGAAAGCCTTCCGATAACCTCACCCGCTGATATGGAGCTTGCAGACTACTGGACGAATAAACTGACATACTGGTCGGGTCAGAATAAATACCTCAAGGAGTGCGCCTTTAAAACAGCAATGAACCACCCGTTAACATTTCAAGCGGCCATCCTATCATATTGCGCCCGGTGGAAGGCTGAATTATACGGCCATAGCAACAGCAGGGAAATTGAATATCATTTATCCAACGCCGCAAAAGGCGTCGAGGACGCTGTGAGCGGCCGCATCAAAATCGACGGAGACAGTCTAGCAATGGCACTTGCCGGCCAAGCCCTCCACGAAGACAGGTttggaagcaaagagaaagCTCGGGGCCACGAAGAGCATGCAATACAGATTCTGCGCACGCGCCCTCGCACTAGCGGGCTTGCCGAAGTCTTTCTCCATTACACCAGATATGTCATGATGCCTCGTCCCCGGCAAACTCCAGCCCGCTGGGAAGACGGCCAAGAATGGCTCGTAACATTCCTCCGCGCAGCAGAGGGCTTGATGCGATCGCATAATGATGAAAAATATCTCGCCTCCGTTCCGCAACGCCGCACGGCTTTCAAAATGGAAAgccctctcttctctctaCTCTCCAGCGGGCCCCGCCCCTCCCGCGTCCCCGAAGACTGCCGCGTGTACGTTGTTCGCAACGTGCCAACACAAGAAATCACCCGCACCGCCGCTCTAATATACATCACCGCCGCGCTTTGGGATTACCAAGACTCCCCTAGTAAGACCGCGCGCTTTCTCGTTTACCTAAATAATCTCGTCAAGAGGCACGAGCTGGACCGATATCCGGCGTGCGAGAGCTTTATATGGCACCTCCTGGAGGAAAACTGCGACATAGACCTGAAAGACCCGGAACGCGGGTGGTCAACGGGTGAGCTACTGAAGATCCATAAGGGGCTGCGGCCGGATCTGCGGTTCCAGTACAATGAAACGCTGTTTAGTTTTCTGATGCTGGCCGAGCCGCTTCGTGGTGTTGACTCCTTTGAAGCCGAGATATTTTCAACGTCCCGGGTAACAGAGGTCGACGTTTGA
- the MCM6 gene encoding MCM DNA helicase complex subunit MCM6 (BUSCO:EOG09260JT9;~COG:L;~EggNog:ENOG410PG2R;~InterPro:IPR027417,IPR027925,IPR041562,IPR001208, IPR033762,IPR041024,IPR031327,IPR012340,IPR008049, IPR018525;~PFAM:PF00493,PF18263,PF17207,PF17855,PF14551;~go_component: GO:0005634 - nucleus [Evidence IEA];~go_component: GO:0042555 - MCM complex [Evidence IEA];~go_function: GO:0003677 - DNA binding [Evidence IEA];~go_function: GO:0003678 - DNA helicase activity [Evidence IEA];~go_function: GO:0005524 - ATP binding [Evidence IEA];~go_process: GO:0006260 - DNA replication [Evidence IEA];~go_process: GO:0006270 - DNA replication initiation [Evidence IEA];~go_process: GO:0032508 - DNA duplex unwinding [Evidence IEA]) produces MSSLFDAVLQSELGSTAGSRDDRGLHSDGLPPSSRPHPLSESNAPMSDANAFPDDQVAETNGSTTNRLRNPYVPGPPPVVDLAGEKVQQAFEELLENYQEEAAPTPHPPPSSATMTDKYYIAQIHGMAKWELSTLYVDFTHLTSLDNPILADAIANQYYRFQPFLVKALHNLIAKYEPEYFMSHRQATSSVSSQAGTSMMAGNSSVSDDPKLARTIREKTRHQQTDKLFSIAFYNLPLVSRLRQLRTSQIGKLLSVSGTVTRTSEIRPELSLGTFICEGCRTVVSNVEQTFRYTQPTRCPNSTCGNTLGWRLNIGKSTFVDWQKVKLQESSHEIPTGSMPRTMDIILRGEMVDRVKAGERSIFTGTLIVIPDVSQLGLPGVRPEAVRDNTSFRGNDAGGSGVSGLKALGVRDLTYRLAFLSCMVTPDTTTPGQQTNQQLSGQSNRILGSLNQNPDPDPDDDKAQEAFLQSLSPSEVQDLKSMVHSEYIYSRLVDSMAPMIYGHRQIKKGLLLQLVGGVAKTTKQESLQLRGDINICVVGDPSTSKSQFLKYICSLHPRAVYTSGKASSAAGLTASVVKDAETGEFTIEAGALMLANGGGICAIDEFDKMDIVDQVAIHEAMEQQTISIAKAGIHTTLNARASILAAANPIGGRYDPKTTLRGNLNFSAPIMSRFDLFFVIRDEPNAEVDRNLADHIVNVHMNRDEAVEPEFSTEQLQRYVRFARTFRPVFRDEAKTLLVEKYKELRANDAQGGMGRSSYRITVRQLESLIRLSEAIAKVNCVEEVVPKFVREAYDLLRQSIVTVEKDDVEVDDDEDAAVAAAVADAENDDEMPDRDRDGDSPMREDAGAAAEQAAETRAAKTKITYDKYMKILNLVVRRIREDEAAAGEGVEQEDLLVWYLEQIESELNSEEDLQRERGLASKVLKRMVKDNILMPIRGEGLVDVNEASEAQADKTIYVLHPNCAIDEE; encoded by the exons ATGTCCTCGCTTTTCGACGCCGTCCTCCAGTCCGAGCTGGGCTCAACCGCCGGGTCTCGAGACGACCGAGGGCTTCATTCAGACGGCCTCCCTCCTAGCTCACGCCCACACCCTCTCTCCGAGAGCAATGCTCCCATGAGCGATGCGAATGCCTTCCCTGATGATCAGGTCGCAGAAACAAACGGGTCGACGACCAACCGGCTGCGAAATCCATATGTCCCCGGCCCGCCCCCCGTGGTTGATTTGGCTGGTGAAAAGGTACAGCAGGCCTTTgaagagctgctggaaaactaccaggaagaagctgcaCCGACACCGCACCCTCCGCCATCTTCAGCGACTATGACCGACAAATACTACATTGCTCAGATCCACGGGATGGCGAAATGGGAATTGTCTACGCTTTATGTCGACTTTACACACCTCACCTCCCTCGATAACCCAATTCTGGCGGATGCGATCGCAAACCAGTACTATCGCTTCCAGCCGTTCCTCGTCAAGGCACTCCACAACTTGATCGCAAAATACGAGCCTGAATACTTTATGTCTCACCGTCAAGCCACTAGCAGTGTCTCGTCCCAAGCTGGCACCTCCATGATGGCCGGCAACTCTAGCGTATCCGACGACCCCAAATTGGCACGGACAATCCGCGAGAAGACTCGACACCAGCAGACCGATAAGCTATTTTCCATAGCATTCTACAACCTCCCTCTAGTCTCTAGGCTGCGACAGCTCCGAACCTCGCAAATTGGAAAGCTGCTCTCCGTTTCTGGTACTGTCACGCGCACATCAGAAATCCGACCAGAATTATCCCTCGGAACCTTCATCTGCGAAGGCTGCAGAACGGTTGTCTCCAACGTCGAGCAGACATTCCGCTACACACAACCCACGCGGTGCCCGAATAGTACCTGCGGAAACACTCTTGGATGGCGCCTAAATATCGGAAAGAGCACATTCGTTGACTGGCAGAAGGTGAAGCTACAAGAGTCGTCCCACGAAATCCCAACCGGCAGTATGCCGCGGACCATGGATATTATTCTACGTGGTGAAATGGTCGATCGCGTCAAGGCTGGTGAACGTTCTATCTTCACCGGTACACTCATTGTTATTCCCGATGTCAGTCAGCTAGGTCTACCAGGTGTCCGACCAGAGGCAGTACGCGACAACACCTCCTTCCGCGGTAACGATGCTGGAGGTTCGGGAGTCAGCGGGCTGAAGGCGCTTGGTGTAAGAGACTTGACCTATCGGTTGGCTTTCTTGTCATGCATGGTTACTCCTGATACGACAACCCCTGGCCAACAAACAAACCAGCAGCTGAGCGGCCAGTCTAACAGAATCCTCGGCTCGCTCAACCAGAACCCCGACCCTGATCCTGATGATGATAAGGCACAAGAGGCATTCCTTCAAAGTCTGAGTCCGTCAGAGGTCCAGGATTTGAAGAGCATGGTTCACTCGGAGTACATCTACTCTCGCTTGGTGGATTCCATGGCGCCTATGATCTACGGCCATCGTCAAATTAAGAAGGGtctccttctgcagcttgtAGGAGGTGTGGCCAAGACGACTAAGCAAGAAAGTTTGCAACTTCGTGGTGATATCAACATCTGTGTTGTTGGTGACCCGTCAACAAGTAAAAGTCAATTCTTAAA GTATATCTGCTCCCTACATCCCCGCGCCGTCTACACCAGTGGTAAAGCTTCATCTGCCGCCGGTTTAACCGCATCGGTCGTGAAGGACGCCGAAACTGGAGAATTCACCATCGAAGCCGGTGCTCTCATGTTAGCA aacggcggcggcatctGCGCGATCGACGAATTCGACAAAATGGACATCGTCGACCAAGTCGCCATCCACGAAGCAATGGAACAACAAACCATTTCCATCGCCAAAGCGGGCATCCACACCACCCTCAACGCCCGTGCTTCAATTCTCGCAGCCGCAAACCCCATCGGCGGCCGCTACGACCCCAAAACCACCCTCCGCGGCAACCTCAACTTCTCCGCCCCGATCATGTCCCGATTCgatctcttcttcgtcatccgCGACGAGCCCAACGCCGAGGTCGACCGCAACCTCGCCGACCACATCGTCAACGTCCACATGAACCGCGACGAGGCCGTCGAGCCCGAGTTCAGCACCGAGCAGCTCCAGCGCTACGTCCGGTTCGCACGCACCTTCCGCCCCGTTTTCCGCGATGAGGCcaagaccctcctcgtcgagAAGTACAAGGAACTTCGCGCGAACGATGCACAGGGCGGGATGGGCCGCTCCTCGTACCGTATCACAGTGCGTCAGCTTGAATCGCTGATTCGATTGTCCGAAGCCATTGCAAAGGTCAACTGCGTTGAGGAGGTCGTGCCCAAGTTCGTCCGTGAGGCATACGATCTCCTCCGGCAGAGTATCGTCACGGTCGAGAAGGACGACGTCGAAgtcgacgatgacgaagacgcTGCCGTCGCTGCTGCAGTCGCAGATGCTGAAAACGATGATGAAATGCCCGACCGGGACCGAGACGGCGACAGTCCCATGCGCGAGGACgccggtgccgccgccgaacaaGCTGCTGAGACGCGCGCCGCTAAGACAAAGATCACATACGACAAGTACATGAAGATCCTGAACCTGGTGGTGCGACGGATCCGCGAGGACGAAGCAGCTGCAGGGGAAGGTGTCGAGCAGGAAGACCTGCTTGTGTGGTACCTCGAGCAGATTGAATCCGAGCTGAACAGCGAAGAGGATCTGCAGAGGGAGCGCGGCCTCGCGTCCAAGGTCCTTAAGCGCATGGTTAAGGATAACATCCTGATGCCGATTCGCGGGGAGGGACTTGTGGATGTCAATGAGGCGTCGGAGGCGCAGGCCGATAAGACTATTTACGTGCTGCATCCGAACTGTGCGATTGATGAGGAGTGA
- a CDS encoding LLM class flavin-dependent oxidoreductase (COG:C;~EggNog:ENOG410Q2K4;~InterPro:IPR011251,IPR016215,IPR036661;~PFAM:PF00296;~go_function: GO:0004497 - monooxygenase activity [Evidence IEA];~go_function: GO:0016705 - oxidoreductase activity, acting on paired donors, with incorporation or reduction of molecular oxygen [Evidence IEA];~go_process: GO:0055114 - oxidation-reduction process [Evidence IEA]), producing MGEQPKKQWILNGFSMSTPGHLAPGLWRHPRNRSTQYTDIEYWTSIAQVLESGKIHSLFIADVLGAYDVYKGPANFDPGLAGVAQIPISDPFLPIAAMAAVTKHLSFGITASTTYENPFLLARRFATLDHLTKGRVAWNAVTSHLESAARNVGLETQIAHDERYKIADEYLTLTYKLWEGSWRDDAVVRDEEGGVYALPGRVRRIDHRGEYFRSAGPLTTEPSIQRTPFIFQAGTSTAGKNFATKHAECMFLAGMDPQGIRKSVDDIRARAVEHGRDPNTIKTITGIFVVVDETDEKARAKYEDYLTYVDLEGAATLFGGWTGTDLSTFSEDEDFRFTGPGAIQSLVSSWTATVPGTAGLKWTKNRVAQEIALGGPHARAIGSPATVADILERWIEESGIDGFNLSYAVAPADFEDNVKYLLPELRRRGVFWDDYAASTTRENFLNDGLGPRLRGDHPGSQHKWSADN from the exons ATGGGCGAACAACCGAAGAAACAATGGATTCTAAACGGATTCAGCATGAGCACACCCGGCCATCTGGCACCAG GCCTCTGGCGCCACCCACGCAACCGCAGCACCCAATACACAGACATAGAATACTGGACCTCGATCGCCCAAGTCCTCGAGTCGGGCAAGATCCactccctcttcatcgccgacGTCCTAGGTGCCTACGACGTCTACAAGGGCCCCGCAAACTTCGACCCGGGTCTCGCGGGCGTCGCCCAAATTCCCATTTCCGACCCCTTTCTCCCCATAGCCGCAATGGCCGCCGTAACCAAGCACCTCTCGTTCGGGATCACGGCGTCCACGACGTACGAGAACCCGTTCCTGCTTGCGCGGCGGTTCGCGACGCTCGATCATCTGACGAAGGGGAGGGTTGCGTGGAATGCTGTCACGAGTCATCTGGAGTCTGCGGCGAGGAATGTGGGCCTGGAGACGCAGATTGCGCATGATGAGCGGTATAAGATTGCGGATGAGTATTTGACGCTTACGTATAAGCTTTGGGAGGGGTCGTGGAgggatgatgctgttgttagggatgaggaggggggCGTTTATGCGCTTCCtgggagggtgaggaggatcGACCATAGAGG GGAATACTTCCGCTCGGCAGGCCCACTAACCACCGAACCTTCCATCCAACGCacccccttcatcttccaagcGGGCACCAGCACAGCCGGCAAGAATTTCGCCACCAAGCACGCCGAATGCATGTTTCTGGCCGGAATGGATCCGCAGGGAATACGCAAGTCCGTGGACGACATCCGGGCCCGCGCAGTCGAGCACGGTCGAGACCCGAACACCATCAAGACCATCACAGGGATCTTCGTGGTCGTGGACGAGACTGACGAAAAGGCACGCGCTAAGTACGAGGATTACCTCACGTATGTTGATCTCGAGGGCGCGGCGACGCTGTTCGGGGGCTGGACGGGGACGGATCTGTCGACGTTtagtgaagatgaggatttTAGATTCACGGGGCCTGGTGCGATTCAGAGTCTGGTGAGTAGTTGGACTGCGACGGTGCCTGGGACGGCGGGCCTGAAGTGGACGAAGAATCGGGTTGCGCAGGAGATTGCGCTGGGGGGTCCGCATGCGCGGGCTATTGGGTCGCCGGCGACGGTGGCGGATATTCTGGAGCGGTGGATTGAGGAGAGTGGGATCGATGGGTTCAATCTGTCGTATGCCGTTGCGCCTGCGGACTTTGAGGATAATGTCAAGTATTTGCTGCCAGagttgcggaggaggggcgtCTTCTGGGATGACTATGCTGCGTCTACTACGAGGGAGAATTTCTTGAATGACGGCCTTGGGCCTCGACTAAGAGGTGACCATCCGGGGTCTCAGCACAAGTGGTCTGCGGATAACTAG